A single region of the Streptomyces sp. NBC_00425 genome encodes:
- a CDS encoding Fpg/Nei family DNA glycosylase has protein sequence MPEGDTVLQAARRLHDALAGKVLTRSDLRVPKFATSDLTGRAVLDVTARGKHLLTRVEGGLTLHSHLRMDGAWKVYANGQRWTGGPEHQIRAVLGTHDRTAVGYRLPVLELLRTGEEQRAVGHLGPDLLGPDWDPEQALANLLADPARALGEALLDQRNLAGIGNVFKSELCFLLGATPWLPVGTLPADRAAKLPALAKKLLEANRDRPNRNTTGRRGQDLFVYGRAFRPCLRCGAPIRVADQGDGSRERPTYWCPVCQTGPAPAPGSPPTRLARPGTRPGSGPRTAR, from the coding sequence ATGCCCGAAGGCGACACCGTCCTCCAGGCCGCGAGGCGACTGCACGACGCCCTCGCGGGCAAGGTGCTGACCCGCTCTGATCTGCGCGTCCCCAAGTTCGCCACCTCCGACCTCACCGGCCGCGCCGTCCTCGACGTCACCGCGCGCGGCAAGCACCTCCTCACCCGGGTGGAAGGCGGCCTGACACTCCACTCGCACCTGCGGATGGACGGCGCCTGGAAGGTGTACGCGAACGGCCAGCGGTGGACCGGCGGCCCGGAGCACCAGATCCGGGCCGTTCTCGGCACCCACGACCGCACGGCCGTCGGCTACCGCCTGCCCGTTCTCGAACTGCTGCGCACCGGCGAGGAGCAGCGGGCCGTGGGCCACCTCGGCCCCGACCTGCTGGGCCCCGACTGGGACCCCGAGCAGGCACTCGCCAACCTCCTCGCCGACCCCGCCCGGGCCCTCGGCGAGGCCCTCCTCGACCAGCGCAATCTCGCCGGCATCGGGAACGTCTTCAAGAGCGAGCTCTGTTTCCTCCTCGGCGCCACGCCGTGGCTCCCGGTCGGCACCCTCCCCGCCGATCGCGCCGCGAAGCTCCCCGCACTGGCGAAAAAGCTCCTGGAGGCCAACCGCGACCGTCCGAACCGCAACACGACCGGTCGCCGCGGCCAGGACCTGTTCGTCTACGGCCGTGCCTTCCGCCCCTGTCTGCGCTGCGGCGCCCCGATCCGGGTGGCCGACCAGGGCGACGGCTCCCGGGAACGCCCCACGTACTGGTGCCCTGTCTGCCAGACGGGCCCGGCCCCGGCGCCCGGCTCACCGCCGACGCGCCTGGCCCGGCCCGGCACCCGTCCCGGCTCTGGTCCCCGCACCGCGCGGTGA
- a CDS encoding SDR family NAD(P)-dependent oxidoreductase, whose protein sequence is MAVKAYDLTGRIAFVTGAASGIGRACAVLLAQAGATVHGADRDAQGLHETATLIKAQGGAAHTHHLDVTDRVQVRQAVESCERLDVMAAVAGIMHRSPVLETRDEDLDRVLAVNFKGVLYACQEAARLMLARGTKGSIVTMASGAVDTGGPGLLCYGAAKAAVVQLTKTLATEVGRHGIRVNAVAPGWIRTPMTDRHDTGAQAHTEALMSRMSPLGRVGEPEDIAHAVLHLASDASAFTTGQILRPNGGVAMPW, encoded by the coding sequence ATGGCCGTGAAGGCGTACGACCTCACCGGACGCATCGCATTCGTCACCGGCGCCGCCAGCGGAATCGGCCGCGCCTGTGCCGTTCTGCTGGCCCAGGCGGGCGCCACCGTCCACGGCGCGGACCGGGACGCCCAGGGTCTGCACGAGACGGCGACCCTGATCAAGGCCCAGGGCGGCGCCGCCCACACCCACCACCTCGACGTCACCGACCGGGTCCAGGTGCGGCAGGCCGTGGAGTCGTGCGAGCGCCTGGACGTCATGGCGGCGGTCGCCGGGATCATGCACCGCAGCCCGGTCCTGGAGACCCGCGACGAGGACCTCGACCGGGTCCTGGCCGTCAACTTCAAGGGCGTGCTGTACGCGTGCCAGGAGGCGGCCCGGCTGATGCTGGCACGCGGTACGAAGGGCAGCATCGTCACCATGGCGTCCGGAGCCGTGGACACCGGCGGCCCCGGTCTGCTGTGCTACGGCGCCGCCAAGGCAGCCGTCGTCCAGCTGACGAAGACCCTGGCGACGGAGGTAGGCCGGCACGGCATCCGTGTCAACGCCGTCGCCCCGGGCTGGATCCGCACCCCGATGACCGACCGCCACGACACCGGCGCACAGGCGCACACAGAGGCGCTCATGTCGCGGATGTCACCGCTGGGCCGGGTCGGCGAACCGGAGGACATCGCCCACGCCGTCCTCCACCTGGCCTCGGACGCGTCGGCGTTCACGACGGGCCAGATCCTCCGCCCGAACGGCGGCGTGGCCATGCCCTGGTAG
- a CDS encoding Dps family protein translates to MYVVKSPLSDADLKIVSQALQGALVDLVDLSLVAKQVHWNVVGPRFRSVHLQLDEVVDVARAHSDTVAERASALGVSPDGRAATVASGSGIDAVAAGWVKDSDAIGTLVAALGAVITRMRERVAATGDADPVSQDIFIGITADLEKHHWMFQAENA, encoded by the coding sequence ATGTACGTCGTGAAGAGTCCCCTGTCCGATGCAGACCTGAAGATCGTCTCGCAGGCGCTCCAGGGCGCACTCGTCGATCTGGTCGACCTGTCGCTCGTCGCCAAACAGGTCCACTGGAACGTCGTCGGGCCGCGCTTCCGGTCCGTGCACCTCCAGCTCGACGAGGTCGTGGACGTCGCCCGCGCCCACTCCGACACGGTGGCGGAGCGCGCCTCGGCGCTGGGCGTCTCGCCGGACGGGCGCGCGGCCACCGTGGCGTCCGGCAGCGGGATCGACGCGGTGGCTGCGGGCTGGGTCAAGGACTCCGACGCGATCGGGACGCTGGTCGCCGCTCTGGGAGCGGTGATCACCCGTATGCGGGAACGGGTGGCGGCCACCGGCGACGCGGACCCGGTGAGCCAGGACATCTTCATCGGGATCACCGCCGATCTCGAGAAGCATCACTGGATGTTCCAGGCCGAGAACGCGTGA
- a CDS encoding helix-turn-helix domain-containing protein, producing the protein MILLRRLLGDVLRRQRQRQGRTLREVSSSARVSLGYLSEVERGQKEASSELLSAICDALDVRMSELMREVSDELALAELAQSAAATPSQPVPTSVRPMLGSVSVTGVPPERVTIKAPAEAVDVVAA; encoded by the coding sequence ATGATTCTGCTCCGTCGCCTGCTGGGTGACGTGCTGCGTCGGCAGCGCCAGCGCCAGGGCCGTACTCTGCGCGAAGTCTCCTCGTCCGCCCGAGTCTCACTCGGCTATCTCTCCGAGGTGGAGCGGGGGCAGAAGGAGGCATCCTCCGAGCTGCTCTCCGCCATCTGCGACGCGCTGGACGTACGGATGTCCGAGCTCATGCGGGAAGTGAGCGATGAGCTCGCCCTCGCGGAGCTGGCACAGTCGGCAGCGGCCACCCCCAGCCAGCCTGTGCCCACGTCGGTTCGTCCGATGCTGGGTTCCGTGTCGGTGACCGGTGTGCCTCCGGAGCGGGTGACCATCAAGGCACCCGCCGAGGCGGTGGACGTGGTCGCCGCGTGA
- a CDS encoding CinA family protein, with translation MNSTAADVVRLLTATGDTLAVAESLTGGLVAAEITSVPGASKVFRGSVTAYATELKHRLLGVDVGLLAARGAVDAQVAAQMAAGVRKALGADWGLATTGVAGPDAQDGQPVGTVFVAVDGPFGPDPGSAAGGKVEALRLNGDRAEIRRESVRSVLALLLTELAGEHTGNERAQDTEQNGGF, from the coding sequence GTGAACTCCACGGCCGCCGACGTGGTGCGACTACTCACAGCGACGGGTGACACGCTCGCCGTGGCCGAGTCGTTGACCGGTGGTCTGGTCGCGGCGGAGATCACGTCGGTCCCCGGAGCGTCCAAGGTCTTCCGCGGTTCGGTGACGGCGTACGCCACCGAGCTCAAGCACCGGCTGCTCGGCGTCGACGTCGGCCTGCTGGCGGCCCGGGGCGCGGTGGACGCGCAGGTCGCGGCCCAGATGGCGGCCGGCGTGCGCAAGGCGCTGGGCGCCGACTGGGGTCTGGCGACCACCGGCGTGGCCGGCCCGGACGCCCAGGACGGCCAGCCCGTGGGCACGGTCTTCGTGGCCGTGGACGGACCGTTCGGCCCCGATCCCGGTTCTGCCGCTGGCGGAAAAGTGGAGGCCCTGCGGTTGAACGGCGACCGGGCGGAAATTCGTAGAGAGAGTGTACGGAGCGTACTCGCACTGCTCCTGACAGAGCTTGCGGGCGAACACACCGGGAATGAGCGGGCACAGGATACGGAACAGAACGGGGGGTTTTGA
- the pgsA gene encoding CDP-diacylglycerol--glycerol-3-phosphate 3-phosphatidyltransferase — MTGVPASAAGGSPPASAAQSAAAQSAAARAAEGEQATVTALGPTAADVAALAEAEGDSRPPRGAKLAAAAVNQASVWNIANLLTMLRLILVPGFVALMLADGGYDPAWRSFAWAAFAVAMITDLFDGHLARTYDLVTDFGKIADPIADKAIMGAALICLSSLGDLPWWVTIVILGRELGITLMRFVVIRYGVIPASRGGKLKTLVQGIAVGMYVLALTGWLATLRWWVMAAAVVLTVVTGLDYVRQAIVLRRAGIAEREAAAEETQA, encoded by the coding sequence ATGACGGGTGTTCCGGCATCGGCCGCGGGCGGCTCCCCGCCCGCGTCGGCCGCGCAGTCCGCCGCCGCGCAGTCCGCCGCCGCGCGGGCCGCGGAGGGCGAGCAGGCCACGGTGACGGCTCTGGGCCCCACCGCCGCCGACGTCGCCGCGCTCGCCGAGGCGGAGGGCGACTCACGGCCGCCGCGCGGCGCGAAGCTCGCGGCCGCCGCCGTCAACCAGGCCAGCGTGTGGAACATCGCCAATCTTCTGACGATGCTCCGGCTGATCCTGGTGCCCGGCTTCGTCGCGCTGATGCTGGCCGACGGCGGATACGACCCGGCGTGGCGCTCGTTCGCCTGGGCTGCCTTCGCCGTCGCCATGATCACCGATCTGTTCGACGGGCACCTGGCCCGCACGTACGACCTCGTCACCGACTTCGGGAAGATCGCCGACCCCATCGCCGACAAGGCGATCATGGGAGCGGCGCTGATCTGCCTCTCCTCGCTCGGCGACCTGCCGTGGTGGGTGACGATCGTGATCCTCGGCAGGGAACTCGGGATCACCCTCATGCGTTTCGTGGTCATCCGCTACGGCGTCATCCCGGCGAGCCGGGGCGGCAAGCTGAAGACGCTCGTCCAGGGCATCGCCGTCGGGATGTACGTCCTGGCGCTGACGGGATGGCTGGCGACCCTGAGGTGGTGGGTGATGGCCGCGGCGGTCGTCCTGACCGTGGTGACCGGGCTCGACTATGTGAGACAGGCCATCGTGCTGCGCCGGGCGGGAATCGCCGAGCGCGAAGCCGCGGCGGAGGAGACGCAGGCGTGA
- the rimO gene encoding 30S ribosomal protein S12 methylthiotransferase RimO, with protein MPERRTVALVTLGCARNEVDSEELAGRLEADGWQLVEDAEDADVAVVNTCGFVDAAKKDSVDALLEANDLKGHGRTRAVVAVGCMAERYGKELAEALPEADGVLGFDDYTDISDRLQTILNGGIHASHTPRDRRKLLPISPAERQAATDVALPGHGAPTDLPEGLAPQSGPRAPLRRRLDGAPVASVKLASGCDRRCSFCAIPSFRGSFISRRPSDVLNETRWLAEQGVKEVMLVSENNTSYGKDLGDIRLLESLLPELAEVDGLERVRVSYLQPAEMRPGLIDVLTSTPKIAPYFDLSFQHSAPGVLRAMRRFGDTDRFLELLDTIRGKAPQAGVRSNFIVGFPGESEADLAELERFLNGARLDAIGVFGYSDEDGTEAATYDGKLDVDVVAERLARVSRLAEELVSQRADERLGETVHVLVESIDDEGVHGRAAHQAPETDGQVLLTSGEGLGIGRMVEAKVIGTEGVDLVAEPLQGSFGCSEEAGR; from the coding sequence ATGCCTGAACGCCGTACCGTCGCACTCGTCACTCTTGGCTGCGCCCGCAACGAGGTGGACTCGGAGGAGCTCGCAGGCCGTTTGGAGGCGGACGGCTGGCAGCTCGTGGAGGACGCCGAGGACGCGGACGTCGCCGTCGTCAACACCTGCGGCTTCGTCGACGCCGCCAAGAAGGACTCCGTCGACGCCCTCCTGGAAGCCAACGACCTCAAGGGGCACGGCAGAACCCGAGCCGTCGTGGCCGTGGGCTGTATGGCCGAGCGGTACGGCAAGGAGCTCGCAGAGGCCCTTCCCGAAGCCGACGGCGTGCTCGGTTTCGACGACTACACCGACATCTCCGACCGCCTCCAGACCATTCTGAACGGCGGCATCCACGCCTCCCACACCCCGCGTGACCGGCGCAAGCTGCTGCCGATCAGCCCGGCCGAGCGCCAGGCGGCGACCGATGTGGCGCTGCCCGGCCACGGCGCGCCGACCGACCTCCCCGAGGGCCTGGCCCCGCAGTCCGGCCCCCGCGCACCCCTGCGCCGACGGCTGGACGGCGCTCCGGTCGCCTCCGTCAAGCTCGCCTCCGGCTGTGACCGGCGCTGCTCCTTCTGCGCCATCCCGTCGTTCCGCGGCTCCTTCATCTCGCGCCGCCCGAGCGACGTGCTGAACGAGACGCGGTGGCTGGCCGAGCAGGGCGTCAAGGAGGTCATGCTGGTCTCCGAGAACAACACCTCCTACGGCAAGGACCTCGGCGACATCCGCCTGCTGGAGTCGTTGCTGCCCGAGCTCGCCGAGGTCGACGGCCTGGAGCGGGTGCGCGTCAGCTACCTCCAGCCGGCCGAGATGCGCCCCGGTCTGATCGACGTGCTGACCTCGACGCCGAAGATCGCGCCCTATTTCGACCTGTCCTTCCAGCACTCCGCGCCCGGCGTGCTGCGCGCGATGCGCCGCTTCGGCGACACCGACCGCTTCCTGGAGCTCCTGGACACCATCCGTGGCAAGGCGCCCCAGGCGGGCGTGCGCTCCAACTTCATCGTGGGCTTCCCCGGCGAGTCCGAGGCCGACCTGGCGGAGCTGGAGCGGTTCCTGAACGGCGCACGGCTGGACGCGATCGGCGTCTTCGGCTACTCCGACGAGGACGGCACCGAGGCCGCGACGTACGACGGCAAACTCGACGTGGACGTCGTGGCCGAGCGGCTCGCCCGGGTCTCCCGGCTGGCCGAGGAGCTCGTCTCGCAGCGCGCCGATGAACGCCTCGGTGAGACCGTCCACGTGCTCGTGGAGTCGATCGACGACGAGGGCGTGCACGGCCGGGCCGCGCACCAGGCGCCGGAGACGGACGGCCAGGTGCTGCTCACGTCGGGCGAGGGCCTGGGCATCGGTCGTATGGTCGAGGCGAAGGTGATCGGCACGGAAGGCGTCGACCTGGTGGCCGAGCCTCTGCAGGGCTCGTTCGGGTGTAGTGAGGAGGCGGGCAGATGA
- a CDS encoding helix-turn-helix domain-containing protein, whose protein sequence is MSIGNSPEDERPFEDPSEEAPFSIGRALQQARIAAGLTVDDVSTATRVRIAIVHAIEADDFTPCGGDVYARGHIRTLARAVRLDPAPLMDRYDATHGGRPAPTPAAPLFEAERIRPERRGPNWTAAMVAAIVAVVGFVGFTAFKGGDDGGSKDQVAEGATPTTGKTASPTPKIEKPVDEKPEPSDSAIAAAPQDKVTVKVVAADGRSWVSVKDHTGRLLFDDLLKKGASQTFQDSEKINLILGDAGAVDLYVNGKKLNDDFQPGAVERLTYTKGDPQVG, encoded by the coding sequence GTGTCCATCGGCAACTCCCCTGAAGACGAGCGTCCGTTCGAAGACCCGTCCGAGGAAGCCCCCTTCTCCATCGGCCGTGCCCTGCAGCAGGCGCGCATCGCGGCCGGGCTGACCGTCGACGACGTCAGCACGGCCACCCGGGTGCGCATCGCCATCGTCCACGCGATCGAGGCGGACGATTTCACCCCCTGCGGCGGGGACGTCTACGCGCGCGGGCACATCCGGACCCTGGCCAGGGCCGTCCGCCTGGATCCCGCCCCCCTGATGGACCGGTACGACGCCACCCACGGCGGCCGCCCCGCGCCGACCCCCGCGGCACCCCTGTTCGAGGCGGAGCGCATCCGCCCCGAGCGCCGCGGACCCAACTGGACCGCCGCCATGGTCGCCGCGATCGTCGCGGTCGTCGGCTTCGTCGGCTTCACCGCCTTCAAGGGCGGCGACGACGGCGGGTCCAAGGACCAGGTCGCCGAGGGCGCCACCCCCACGACCGGCAAGACCGCCTCGCCGACGCCGAAGATCGAGAAGCCGGTCGACGAGAAGCCGGAGCCCTCCGACAGCGCCATCGCCGCGGCGCCGCAGGACAAGGTGACCGTCAAGGTCGTCGCCGCCGACGGGCGCAGCTGGGTCTCCGTCAAGGACCACACCGGCCGCCTGCTCTTCGACGACCTGCTCAAGAAGGGCGCCTCCCAGACCTTCCAGGACAGCGAGAAGATCAACCTGATCCTCGGCGACGCCGGCGCCGTCGATCTCTACGTCAACGGCAAGAAGCTGAACGATGACTTCCAGCCGGGCGCGGTGGAGCGACTGACGTACACGAAGGGCGACCCGCAGGTCGGATGA
- a CDS encoding DNA translocase FtsK, protein MASRPSAAKKQPAKKAAAPAKAVAKQAAARKAVPKKAPAKKAPARKAAARKPAPAPAPSPTGGVYRLVRAVWLGLAHAVGAVFRGIGNGAKNLDPAHRKDGVALLLLGLALIVAAGTWADLRGPVGDLVEILVTGSFGRLDLLVPILLAVIAVRFIRHPEKPEANGRIVIGLSALVIGVLGQVHIACGAPARSAGMQAIRDAGGLIGWGAATPLTYAMGEVLAVPLLVLLTVFGLLVVTATPVNAIPQRLRQLGVRLGVLHDPETYEYDEFSDDERYDEQWREALPGRPRRRSGAPGAYDPDSAEQDALSQRRGRPRRSAVPQPAMDRQPDAVDIAAAAAADLDGAVLHGMPPSRIVADLTQGVSVGDREPTTPTPVPAPAAAAVPAPSARPRQDKLRTDGAVPDLTKSAPEHSRELPPRAEQLQLSGDITYALPSLDLLERGGPGKARSAANDVVVASLTNVFTEFKVDAAVTGFTRGPTVTRYEVELGPAVKVERITALAKNIAYAVASPDVRIISPIPGKSAVGIEIPNTDREMVNLGDVLRLAESAEDDDPMLVAFGKDVEGGYVMHSLAKMPHILVAGATGSGKSSCINCLITSVMMRATPEDVRMILVDPKRVELTAYEGIPHLITPIITNPKRAAEALQWVVREMDLRYDDLAAYGYRHIDDFNRAVREGNVKSPEGSERELQPYPYLLVIVDELADLMMVAPRDVEDSIVRITQLARAAGIHLVLATQRPSVDVVTGLIKANVPSRLAFATSSLADSRVILDQPGAEKLIGKGDGLFLPMGANKPTRMQGAFVTEAEVAAVVQHCKDQMAPVFRDDVTVGTKQKKEIDEDIGDDLDLLCQAAELVVSTQFGSTSMLQRKLRVGFAKAGRLMDLMESRNIVGPSEGSKARDVLVKPDELDGVLAVIRGQSEG, encoded by the coding sequence ATGGCCTCACGTCCTTCCGCAGCCAAGAAGCAGCCCGCCAAGAAGGCGGCGGCTCCCGCGAAGGCTGTGGCGAAGCAGGCCGCCGCCAGGAAGGCCGTCCCGAAGAAGGCGCCGGCGAAGAAGGCGCCTGCCAGGAAGGCCGCGGCGAGGAAGCCCGCGCCGGCGCCGGCGCCCAGTCCCACCGGGGGCGTCTACCGCCTCGTCCGCGCCGTCTGGCTAGGGCTGGCGCACGCCGTCGGCGCGGTGTTCCGCGGCATAGGGAACGGCGCGAAGAACCTCGACCCGGCCCACCGCAAGGACGGTGTCGCACTGCTGCTGCTGGGCCTCGCCCTGATCGTCGCCGCGGGCACCTGGGCCGACCTGCGCGGCCCCGTCGGCGACCTCGTCGAGATCCTGGTGACCGGCTCGTTCGGTCGGCTCGACCTGCTCGTGCCGATACTGCTGGCGGTCATCGCCGTGCGCTTCATCCGGCACCCGGAGAAGCCCGAGGCCAACGGCCGCATCGTGATCGGTCTGTCCGCGCTCGTCATCGGCGTGCTCGGGCAGGTCCACATCGCCTGCGGCGCGCCCGCGCGCAGCGCCGGCATGCAGGCCATAAGGGACGCCGGCGGTCTCATCGGCTGGGGCGCGGCGACGCCGCTGACCTACGCCATGGGCGAGGTGCTCGCCGTGCCGCTGCTGGTGCTGCTCACGGTCTTCGGGCTGCTCGTCGTCACCGCGACCCCCGTCAACGCGATCCCGCAGCGGCTGCGGCAGCTCGGGGTGCGGCTGGGCGTGCTGCACGATCCCGAGACGTACGAGTACGACGAGTTCTCGGACGACGAGCGTTATGACGAGCAGTGGCGCGAGGCGCTGCCAGGCCGCCCCCGACGGCGCTCGGGCGCGCCCGGGGCGTACGACCCCGACAGCGCCGAGCAGGACGCGCTCTCGCAGCGGCGCGGCCGGCCCCGGCGCTCGGCGGTGCCGCAACCGGCCATGGACCGGCAGCCGGACGCCGTGGACATCGCGGCGGCCGCCGCGGCCGACCTCGACGGCGCCGTCCTGCACGGGATGCCGCCCTCGCGGATCGTCGCCGACCTCACCCAGGGCGTCAGCGTGGGCGACCGGGAGCCGACGACGCCGACACCCGTGCCGGCACCGGCCGCGGCGGCCGTCCCCGCACCGTCGGCGCGCCCCAGGCAGGACAAGCTCAGGACCGACGGAGCCGTGCCGGACCTGACCAAGTCGGCCCCCGAACACTCGCGCGAGCTGCCGCCGCGCGCCGAGCAGCTCCAGCTCTCCGGTGACATCACCTATGCGCTGCCCTCGCTCGACCTTCTGGAGCGCGGCGGCCCCGGCAAGGCGCGCAGCGCGGCCAACGACGTCGTGGTCGCGTCGCTGACGAACGTCTTCACCGAGTTCAAGGTCGACGCCGCCGTCACCGGCTTCACCCGTGGGCCGACGGTCACCCGCTACGAGGTCGAGCTCGGTCCCGCCGTGAAGGTCGAGCGGATCACCGCCCTCGCCAAGAACATCGCCTACGCCGTGGCCAGCCCCGACGTGCGGATCATCAGCCCCATCCCCGGCAAGTCCGCGGTCGGCATCGAGATCCCGAACACCGACCGCGAGATGGTCAACCTCGGCGACGTGCTGCGACTGGCCGAGTCCGCCGAGGACGACGACCCGATGCTGGTCGCCTTCGGCAAGGACGTCGAAGGCGGTTACGTCATGCACTCGCTGGCGAAGATGCCGCACATCCTGGTCGCCGGCGCCACCGGCTCCGGCAAGTCGTCCTGCATCAACTGTCTGATCACCTCGGTCATGATGCGGGCGACCCCCGAGGACGTCCGGATGATCCTGGTCGACCCCAAGCGGGTGGAGCTGACGGCCTACGAAGGCATCCCGCACCTGATCACGCCGATCATCACCAACCCGAAGCGGGCGGCCGAGGCGCTCCAGTGGGTCGTGCGCGAGATGGACCTGCGCTACGACGACCTCGCCGCCTACGGCTACCGGCACATCGACGACTTCAACCGCGCCGTGCGCGAGGGGAACGTCAAGTCGCCCGAGGGCAGCGAGCGCGAGCTCCAGCCGTACCCCTATCTGCTGGTGATCGTCGACGAGCTCGCGGACCTGATGATGGTGGCGCCACGGGACGTGGAGGACTCCATCGTGCGCATCACGCAGCTCGCGCGCGCGGCGGGAATCCACCTGGTGCTGGCCACACAGCGCCCGTCCGTCGACGTCGTCACCGGTCTGATCAAGGCGAACGTGCCCTCGCGGCTCGCTTTCGCCACCTCCTCGCTCGCCGACTCGCGGGTCATCCTCGACCAGCCGGGCGCCGAGAAGCTGATCGGCAAGGGCGACGGACTGTTCCTGCCGATGGGCGCGAACAAGCCCACCCGTATGCAGGGCGCCTTCGTGACCGAGGCCGAGGTCGCGGCCGTCGTCCAGCACTGCAAGGACCAGATGGCCCCGGTCTTCCGGGACGACGTCACCGTGGGAACGAAGCAGAAGAAGGAGATCGACGAGGACATCGGCGACGACCTGGACCTGCTGTGCCAGGCGGCCGAGCTGGTCGTCTCCACGCAGTTCGGGTCGACGTCCATGCTCCAGCGCAAGCTGCGGGTCGGCTTCGCCAAGGCCGGCCGGCTGATGGACCTCATGGAGTCGCGGAACATCGTCGGGCCCAGCGAGGGGTCCAAGGCGCGTGACGTTCTGGTGAAGCCGGACGAGTTGGACGGCGTCCTCGCGGTGATCCGAGGGCAGTCTGAGGGGTAG
- a CDS encoding response regulator, whose product MVQKAKILLVDDRPENLLALEAILSALDQTLVRASSGEEALKALLTDDFAVILLDVQMPGMDGFETAAHIKRRERTRDIPIIFLTAINHGPHHTFRGYAAGAVDYISKPFDPWVLRAKVSVFVELYMKNCQLREQAALLRLQLEGGGKAATGGAKEAAGLLAELSARLAAVEEQAEALSKQLDDESADAAAVATAAHLERKLTGLRRALDALEPGAGSGTASVSSQN is encoded by the coding sequence ATGGTGCAGAAGGCCAAGATCCTCCTGGTCGATGACCGGCCGGAGAATCTGCTGGCGCTGGAGGCGATCCTCTCGGCGCTCGATCAGACGCTGGTGCGGGCATCGTCCGGGGAAGAGGCGCTCAAGGCACTGCTGACGGACGACTTCGCGGTCATTCTGCTGGACGTCCAGATGCCGGGAATGGACGGCTTCGAAACGGCCGCGCACATCAAGCGGCGGGAGCGGACCCGGGACATCCCGATCATCTTCCTCACCGCGATCAACCACGGGCCGCACCACACCTTCCGCGGTTACGCGGCGGGCGCGGTGGACTACATCTCCAAGCCGTTCGATCCGTGGGTGCTGCGCGCGAAGGTCTCGGTGTTCGTCGAGCTGTACATGAAGAACTGCCAGCTCCGCGAGCAGGCGGCGCTGTTGCGGCTGCAGTTGGAGGGCGGCGGCAAGGCCGCCACAGGCGGCGCCAAGGAGGCGGCCGGTCTGCTGGCCGAGCTCTCCGCGCGGCTCGCGGCCGTCGAGGAGCAGGCGGAGGCACTGTCCAAGCAGCTCGACGACGAGTCGGCGGACGCGGCCGCGGTGGCTACGGCCGCGCATCTGGAGCGCAAACTCACGGGTCTGCGCCGGGCGCTGGACGCCCTGGAGCCGGGCGCCGGCAGCGGCACGGCCTCCGTGTCGTCGCAGAACTGA